In one window of Dioscorea cayenensis subsp. rotundata cultivar TDr96_F1 unplaced genomic scaffold, TDr96_F1_v2_PseudoChromosome.rev07_lg8_w22 25.fasta BLBR01000847.1, whole genome shotgun sequence DNA:
- the LOC120255116 gene encoding uncharacterized protein LOC120255116 has protein sequence MIEESRSLVVGHSNGEQYKVIDSYSNSINLRDRTCSYQHWQIYGLPCQHACVAIMQTDTNVHHFVAEYHTVASYKAAYATPIFPIPNDDKPKDDSRPLRLRPPITKKRPGRPKRRRIELQAFNVRELRCSRCHEVGHNRATCNAVIAD, from the coding sequence ATGATAGAGGAAAGCAGGTCCCTTGTCGTTGGCCACTCTAATGGGGAACAATATAAGGTTATTGACAGCTATAGCAACTCCATCAATTTACGTGATAGAACATGCTCATACCAACATTGGCAAATTTATGGTCTACCATGTCAACATGCTTGTGTGGCGATCATGCAGACTGATACTAACGTTCATCATTTCGTGGCTGAATATCACACAGTTGCTTCATACAAGGCAGCTTACGCAACCCCAATATTCCCTATACCAAATGATGACAAACCTAAAGATGATAGCCGACCTCTACGTCTTCGACCACCTATTACAAAGAAAAGACCTGGGCGCCCAAAACGCAGGAGGATTGAATTACAAGCATTCAATGTGAGGGAGCTACGTTGTAGTCGCTGTCATGAAGTTGGGCACAATAGAGCTACCTGTAATGCAGTTATAGCAGActaa
- the LOC120255115 gene encoding uncharacterized protein LOC120255115 has protein sequence MPLPLSSLPRGAMSNSSRNFEPDMFTVGQCYESATQFKEAFCDHAIKRNFNIQFIKYDKERVTVTCATNGCEWCVHASRDGNLPTFRIKTTQGVHTCSGGISTTSHPKASKKWVGRHVIPKLRDRPLYCVVDIQRDLLLEQGVHLPYKQAWMGKELARGILHGSDISSYDMLLWYAGKLAETNPGSIVIIDKDGEQFRCGFFCFGACLNGFRKGCRPMLFLNGTHLLGRYSGILLGATSKDANEGLFHLPFAIMDNETDNNWTWFISTLGDALYGEADYGKIITLISDRSKGLMNAMARVFLSSPHVYCLRHLQENFLKSNS, from the coding sequence ATGCCCTTGCCATTATCCAGTTTGCCTAGAGGAGCAATGTCGAACTCTTCAAGAAATTTTGAACCCGACATGTTCACAGTTGGTCAATGTTATGAAAGTGCAACACAATTCAAGGAAGCCTTTTGTGACCATGCTATCAAGCGGAATTTCAACATTCAGttcattaaatatgataaagaaAGAGTTACTGTGACATGTGCTACCAATGGTTGTGAATGGTGTGTCCATGCTTCAAGAGATGGCAACTTGCCAacatttagaatcaaaacaacccaaggggTGCATACTTGTAGTGGAGGTATCAGCACAACGTCACATCCAAAAGCatcaaagaaatgggttggTAGGCATGTAATACCAAAACTCCGAGATCGTCCTCTATACTGTGTAGTGGATATACAACGGGATTTATTGCTTGAACAAGGTGTTCACTtgccatacaaacaagcatggaTGGGTAAAGAGTTAGCAAGAGGAATTCTCCATGGGAGTGATATATCAAGCTATGATATGCTATTATGGTATGCGGGAAAGTTAGCTGAAACAAATCCGGGAAGCATTGTGATCATTGACAAGGATGGTGAGCAATTTAGATGTGGTTTTTTCTGTTTTGGTGCTTGTCTTAATGGATTTCGAAAGGGTTGCAGACCTATGCTATTTCTTAACGGAACACATCTACTTGGGAGATATAGTGGCATACTCTTAGGTGCTACAAGCAAGGATGCAAATGAAGGATTATTCCACTTGCCATTTGCTATCATGGATAATGAGACTGATAACAACTGGACGTGGTTCATATCAACATTAGGTGATGCATTATATGGTGAAGCTGACTATGGCAAGATCATTACGCTCATATCCGATCGATCCAAGGGCCTTATGAATGCTATGGCCAGAGTGTTCCTTTCTTCCCCACATGTATACTGCCTACGACATCTTCAAGAAAACTTCTTAAAATCAAATAGTTAG